A single Seriola aureovittata isolate HTS-2021-v1 ecotype China chromosome 19, ASM2101889v1, whole genome shotgun sequence DNA region contains:
- the taf1b gene encoding TATA box-binding protein-associated factor RNA polymerase I subunit B isoform X2, translating into MDDEHTAGFREPCAQCSAVDWGISDEGRFYCRSCHNVIERSREVVDLTFTPGSARVSTIGRGSRNKRPEGGRKWMVCEGFQFILRNQANALLRLGVSPHFKDQVLCQLWRLFLQKSRQAYTSNPVRSATFKMNMDSDSESVAESSVASASETDGETDGETNPPSTPGCNVDSPSNCSLGSGSVDGVAYMTARRKRGHCLMSMRKTLALIHLALIWSREPLTLSDLLRLVNEGHVPYVNAYEELPEEMRLDGRDAAIFRVQHIPSHQMVHKEAQALVLYLQLQAFPPISRQSLLHPALLSLRYLTDANLPDELHPWVCSLMEHAGMADQTRHTFDPASCPALPRYDVQTAALIIVTMKLIFGMDDHSEWDLSSEASVHDDRENMFNLRRWYRLMQAALIKAQQRRDNDIARKQWTVKKPIYPKRKLKAVMMKRKRIAEQVQICFEKLSSCPVSVPRCDPSSFRFCWGDEDGADGPSLHHKKLDGAVSLKNDILTPSNSTYWHPALRPCDSQKCVSHYSEVEATLPRSFVWLLQLFSFLLDVKPDYLYEEVLRVERRVFSSSMPWNQHLGKTGKTTTRTRKRTGTRTGTGMSQRLQETKETR; encoded by the exons ATGGACGACGAACACACG gcCGGGTTCAGGGAGCCCTGTGCTCAATGCTCTGCAGTGGATTGGGGAATATCAGATGAGGGTCGTTTCTACTGCAGATCCTGCCACAATGTCATTGAG AGAAGCAGGGAGGTGGTGGACCTGACCTTCACCCCCGGATCCGCCAGGGTCTCCACCATCGgcagaggaagcagaaacaAGAGGCCCg AGGGAGGTCGTAAGTGGATGGTCTGTGAAGGTTTCCAGTTCATACTGAGGAACCAGGCCAACGCTCTGCTCAGACTGGGAGTCTCTCCACACTTTAAG GACCAGGTGTTGTGTCAGCTGTGGAGACTTTTCCTGCAGAAGAGTCGACAGGCCTACACCAGCAACCCAGTGAGGAGCGCCACGTTCAAAATG AACATGGACTCGGACTCGGAGAGCGTGGCCGAGTCGTCCGTGGCGTCCGCCAGTGAGACGGACGGAGAGACGGACGGAGAGACGAACCCGCCCAGCACCCCAGGATGTAACGTAG ACAGCCCCAGCAACTGCTCGCTGGGCTCGGGCTCGGTGGACGGCGTCGCCTACATGACGGCTCGGCGGAAGCGGGGTCACTGTCTGATGAGCATGAGGAAAACTCTGGCTCTGATCCACCTCGCTCTGATTTGGAGCCGTGAGCCGCTGACGCTCAGTGACCTGCTCAG gttggTGAATGAAGGTCATGTCCCGTATGTGAACGCCTACGAGGAACTGCCAGAAGAGATGAGGCTCGACGGCAGAGACGCTGCCATCTTCAGAGTCCAG CACATCCCGTCCCACCAGATGGTACACAAGGAGGCTCAGGCTCTGGTTCTCTACCTGCAGCTTCAGGCTTTTCCTCCAATCAGCCGGCAAAGTCTGCTGCACCCTGCACTGCTCAGCCTGCGCTACCTGACGGACGCCAACCTGCCCG acGAACTCCACCCCTGGGTCTGCAGCCTGATGGAGCACGCTGGTATGGCGGATCAAACGCGCCACACATTCGACCCTGCGTCTTGTCCTGCCCTGCCGCGTTACGACGTCCAGACCGCCGCCCTCATCATCGTCACCATGAAGCTCATCTTCGGCATGGACGACCACAGCGAGTG GGATTTATCCAGTGAAGCTAGTGTCCACGACGACAGAG aaaacatgtttaaccTGAGGAGGTGGTACAGACTGATGCAGGCCGCTCTGATCAAAGctcagcagaggagagacaacGACATCGCCAG gaaacagtggaCGGTGAAGAAACCTATCTACCCCAAGAGGAAGTTGAAAGCTGTCAtgatgaaaaggaaaa ggatAGCGGAGCAGGTTCAGATCTGTTTTGAGAAGCTGTCTTCTTGTCCGGTGAGTGTCCCGCGCTGCGACCCGTCCAGCTTCAGGTTCTGCTGGGGGGACGAGGACGGAGCGGACGGTCCCAGTCTGCACCACAAGAAGCTGGACGGTGCCGTGTCTTTGAAAAACGACATCCTGACTCCCTCTAACTCCACATACTGGCACCCGGCGCTCAGGCCATGTGACTCCCA GAAGTGCGTGAGTCATTACTCGGAGGTGGAGGCGACGTTGCCTCGGTCATTCgtctggctgctgcagctcttctCCTTCCTGCTGGACGTGAAGCCGGACTACCTGTACGAGGAGGTGCTGAGGGTGGAGAGACGAGTCTTCAGCAGCTCAATGCCTTGGAACCAACACCTGGGGAAGACGGGGAAGACGACAACCAGAACCAGGAAAAGGACTGGGACCAGGACAGGGACCGGGATGTCACAGAGACTACAAGAAACCAAAGAAACCAGATGA
- the taf1b gene encoding TATA box-binding protein-associated factor RNA polymerase I subunit B isoform X3, giving the protein MDDEHTAGFREPCAQCSAVDWGISDEGRFYCRSCHNVIERSREVVDLTFTPGSARVSTIGRGSRNKRPEGGRKWMVCEGFQFILRNQANALLRLGVSPHFKDQVLCQLWRLFLQKSRQAYTSNPVRSATFKMQNMDSDSESVAESSVASASETDGETDGETNPPSTPGCNVDSPSNCSLGSGSVDGVAYMTARRKRGHCLMSMRKTLALIHLALIWSREPLTLSDLLRLVNEGHVPYVNAYEELPEEMRLDGRDAAIFRVQHIPSHQMVHKEAQALVLYLQLQAFPPISRQSLLHPALLSLRYLTDANLPDELHPWVCSLMEHAGMADQTRHTFDPASCPALPRYDVQTAALIIVTMKLIFGMDDHSEWDLSSEASVHDDRENMFNLRRWYRLMQAALIKAQQRRDNDIARKQWTVKKPIYPKRKLKAVMMKRKRIAEQVQICFEKLSSCPVSVPRCDPSSFRFCWGDEDGADGPSLHHKKLDGAVSLKNDILTPSNSTYWHPALRPCDSQ; this is encoded by the exons ATGGACGACGAACACACG gcCGGGTTCAGGGAGCCCTGTGCTCAATGCTCTGCAGTGGATTGGGGAATATCAGATGAGGGTCGTTTCTACTGCAGATCCTGCCACAATGTCATTGAG AGAAGCAGGGAGGTGGTGGACCTGACCTTCACCCCCGGATCCGCCAGGGTCTCCACCATCGgcagaggaagcagaaacaAGAGGCCCg AGGGAGGTCGTAAGTGGATGGTCTGTGAAGGTTTCCAGTTCATACTGAGGAACCAGGCCAACGCTCTGCTCAGACTGGGAGTCTCTCCACACTTTAAG GACCAGGTGTTGTGTCAGCTGTGGAGACTTTTCCTGCAGAAGAGTCGACAGGCCTACACCAGCAACCCAGTGAGGAGCGCCACGTTCAAAATG caGAACATGGACTCGGACTCGGAGAGCGTGGCCGAGTCGTCCGTGGCGTCCGCCAGTGAGACGGACGGAGAGACGGACGGAGAGACGAACCCGCCCAGCACCCCAGGATGTAACGTAG ACAGCCCCAGCAACTGCTCGCTGGGCTCGGGCTCGGTGGACGGCGTCGCCTACATGACGGCTCGGCGGAAGCGGGGTCACTGTCTGATGAGCATGAGGAAAACTCTGGCTCTGATCCACCTCGCTCTGATTTGGAGCCGTGAGCCGCTGACGCTCAGTGACCTGCTCAG gttggTGAATGAAGGTCATGTCCCGTATGTGAACGCCTACGAGGAACTGCCAGAAGAGATGAGGCTCGACGGCAGAGACGCTGCCATCTTCAGAGTCCAG CACATCCCGTCCCACCAGATGGTACACAAGGAGGCTCAGGCTCTGGTTCTCTACCTGCAGCTTCAGGCTTTTCCTCCAATCAGCCGGCAAAGTCTGCTGCACCCTGCACTGCTCAGCCTGCGCTACCTGACGGACGCCAACCTGCCCG acGAACTCCACCCCTGGGTCTGCAGCCTGATGGAGCACGCTGGTATGGCGGATCAAACGCGCCACACATTCGACCCTGCGTCTTGTCCTGCCCTGCCGCGTTACGACGTCCAGACCGCCGCCCTCATCATCGTCACCATGAAGCTCATCTTCGGCATGGACGACCACAGCGAGTG GGATTTATCCAGTGAAGCTAGTGTCCACGACGACAGAG aaaacatgtttaaccTGAGGAGGTGGTACAGACTGATGCAGGCCGCTCTGATCAAAGctcagcagaggagagacaacGACATCGCCAG gaaacagtggaCGGTGAAGAAACCTATCTACCCCAAGAGGAAGTTGAAAGCTGTCAtgatgaaaaggaaaa ggatAGCGGAGCAGGTTCAGATCTGTTTTGAGAAGCTGTCTTCTTGTCCGGTGAGTGTCCCGCGCTGCGACCCGTCCAGCTTCAGGTTCTGCTGGGGGGACGAGGACGGAGCGGACGGTCCCAGTCTGCACCACAAGAAGCTGGACGGTGCCGTGTCTTTGAAAAACGACATCCTGACTCCCTCTAACTCCACATACTGGCACCCGGCGCTCAGGCCATGTGACTCCCAGTAG
- the adam17b gene encoding disintegrin and metalloproteinase domain-containing protein 17, which yields MRQELTVLTFLTVFTFYTEAATNPPADTEQQEYASLRSMLDDFDVLPLSSLQTHSVRRRDVQTQTHVEKTLSFNALQRQFRLYLRTNDELFTEDFRAVVVDEDGREQSYPVNRHNYFTGHVIGEEHSRVQAHIDEHEFSAHILTDEGEYNIEPLWRFTSAPPDGRLLIYRSDDIRNLSRLHQPSVCGYMTFNPSHLFPDGVQMAVLEDQDDEESVFRGKRQVQDHKKNTCPLLLVADHRFFKHMGREEESTTLNYLIELIDRVDDIYRNTSWDDEFKGYGVQIQQIIIEKIPTSVDPGKSHFNMRGSPVKGRDVWDVKKLLEQFSVDIADKASNVCLAHLFTYQDFDEGTLGLAYVAPSKPDIPGGLCSKSCPSSTNEQRAIYLNTGLTSTKNYGKTILTKEADLVTTHELGHNFGAEHDPDNIPDCAPREDQGGKYVMYPIAVSGDHVNNKMFSNCSKRSIVKRLRSKASSCFKERNINVCGNSRVEQGEECDPGLLHINSDHCCTADCRLKPGAQCSDRNSACCKHCRFESEGEVCQEPIDATCKGHSYCTGNSSECPPPENAPDKTVCLDSGECLNGECIPFCQAVLKLQPCACNETNSSCKVCCRGSSGVCEPYQDKTGNFLFLRKGKPCTVGFCDGAGKCMKQVQDVVERLWDFIDKLDINTFGKFLADNIVGSVVAFSLLFWVPFSILVHCVDKKLDKQYEQTTKSLFFPSNAELLSSLESASVRIFKPPSFPTTNAAPLRFQPSGPQQTSTPPVSNFIPGPDSAPAGSCHMPPPLDSPRMATIQEDPSLDSHLDQEALEEAFGRPVGSAQRSFEDLTEKSVVSRSEKALMFRLKRQHQIDTKETQC from the exons ATGAGACAGGAGCTCACGGTTTTAACTTTTCTAACCGTTTTTACCTTTTACACCGAAGCAGCCACCAATCCGCCcgcagacacagagcagcaggagtaTG cctctctcAGGTCGATGCTGGACGACTTCGACGTGCTGCCTCTCTCCAGCCTGCAGACTCACTCCGTCCGCCGCCGAGACGTCCAAACTCAAACTCATGTGGAGAAGACGCTCAGTTTCAACGCCCTGCAGAG GCAGTTCAGACTGTACCTGAGGACCAACGATGAGCTGTTCACCGAGGATTTCAGAGCCGTGGTCGTGGACGAGGACGGTCGGGAGCAGAGCTACCCGGTCAACAGACACAACTACTTCACCGGACATGTCATCG GGGAGGAACACTCTCGAGTTCAGGCTCATATCGACGAGCACGAGTTCTCAGCTCACATCCTGACTGACGAGGGCGAGTACAACATCGAG CCTCTGTGGAGGTTCACCTCAGCGCCCCCCGATGGTCGCCTGCTGATCTACCGCTCAGACGACATCAGGAACCTGAGCAGACTGCATCAGCCGTCTGTCTGCGGCTACATGACGTTCAACCCCAGCCACCTCTTTCCTGACGGCGTTCAAATGGCCGTGCTGGAGGACCAGGATGACGAGG AGTCTGTGTTCAGAGGGAAACGTCAGGTCCAGGACCACAAGAAAAACACCTGTCCCCTGCTGCTGGTGGCTGACCATCGCTTCTTCAAACACATGGGCCGCGAGGAGGAGAGCACCACCCTCAACTACCTG ATCGAGCTGATTGATCGCGTGGACGACATCTACAGAAACACGTCGTGGGACGACGAGTTCAAAGGTTACGGTGTTCAGATCCAGCAG ATTATCATAGAGAAGATTCCGACTTCTGTAGATCCAGGAAAAAGTCACTTCAACATGAGAGGAAGTCCAGTGAAGGGCAGAGACGTCTGGGACGTCAAGAAACTGCTGGAG CAGTTCAGTGTGGACATCGCAGACAAAGCCTCCAACGTTTGTCTGGCTCACCTCTTCACCTATCAGGACTTTGATGAAGGCACTCTGGGTCTGGCCTACGTCGCCCCGTCCAAACCCGACATCCCCGGAGGTCTTTGCTCCAAAT cGTGTCCTTCATCTACAAACGAACAAAGAGCGATTTACCTCAACACAGGTCTGACCAGCACTAAGAACTATGGGAAGACCATCCTGACCAAG GAGGCAGATCTGGTGACGACTCACGAGCTCGGTCATAACTTTGGAGCAGAGCACGACCCCGACAACATCCCAGACTGCGCCCCCCGAGAGGACCAGGGAGGGAAATACGTCATGTACCCCATCGCTGTGAGCGGAGACCACGTCAACAACAAG ATGTTCTCAAACTGCAGTAAACGCTCCATAGTGAAGCGCCTGAGGTCGAAGGCGTCGTCCTGCTTCAAGGAGAGAAACATTAACGTGTGCGGAAACTCTCGGGTGGAGCAGGGGGAAGAGTGCGATCCCGGACTGCTGCACATCAACTCCGACCACTGCTGCACGGCCGACTGCAGGCTGAAACCTGGAGCTCAGTGCAG TGACAGGAACAGTGCGTGCTGCAAACACTGCCGGTTCGAGTCTGAAGGCGAAGTCTGTCAGGAGCCCATCGACGCCACCTGTAAAGGACACTCCTACTGCACAG gaaACAGCAGCGAGTGTCCTCCTCCGGAAAACGCCCCGGATAAAACGGTGTGTCTGGACAGCGGAGAGTGTCTGAACGGAGAGTGTATTCCTTTCTGCCAGGCCGTCTTAAAGCTGCAGCCCTGCGCCTGCAATG AAACCAACTCGTCGTGTAAAGTCTGCTGTCGCGGCAGCAGCGGTGTCTGCGAGCCCTATCAGGACAAAACAGGCAACTTCCTGTTCCTGCGTAAAGGCAAACCCTGCACCGTGGGCTTCTGTGACGGAGCG GGGAAGTGCATGAAGCAGGTGCAGGACGTGGTGGAGCGGCTGTGGGATTTCATCGATAAACTGGACATCAACACGTTCGGGAAGTTTCTGGCTGATAACATCGTTGGCTCAGTGGTggctttctctctgctcttctggGTTCCTTTCAGCATCCTGGTTCACTGTGTG GACAAGAAGCTGGATAAACAATATGAGCAGACCACAAAGTCACTGTTCTTCCCCAGT AATGCCGAGCTCTTGAGCAGCCTAGAGTCCGCGTCTGTACGGATCTTCAAACCTCCAAGCTTCCCGACCACAAACGCCGCCCCCCTCCGTTTCCAACCATCCGGCCCCCAGCAGACCAGCACCCCTCCGGTTTCCAACTTCATCCCCGGGCCCGATTCCGCCCCTGCTGGCTCCTGTCACATGCCCCCTCCTCTGGACAGCCCACGCATGGCCACCATCCAGGAGGACCCCAGCCTTGACTCCCACCTGGATCAGGAAGCCCTGGAGGAGGCGTTCGGGCGGCCGGTGGGGTCGGCTCAGCGCTCCTTCGAGGACCTGACGGAGAAAAGCGTGGTGAGTCGCAGCGAGAAGGCGTTGATGTTCAGACTGAAGAGGCAACATCAGATCGACACCAAGGAGACGCAGTGCTGA
- the taf1b gene encoding TATA box-binding protein-associated factor RNA polymerase I subunit B isoform X1, giving the protein MDDEHTAGFREPCAQCSAVDWGISDEGRFYCRSCHNVIERSREVVDLTFTPGSARVSTIGRGSRNKRPEGGRKWMVCEGFQFILRNQANALLRLGVSPHFKDQVLCQLWRLFLQKSRQAYTSNPVRSATFKMQNMDSDSESVAESSVASASETDGETDGETNPPSTPGCNVDSPSNCSLGSGSVDGVAYMTARRKRGHCLMSMRKTLALIHLALIWSREPLTLSDLLRLVNEGHVPYVNAYEELPEEMRLDGRDAAIFRVQHIPSHQMVHKEAQALVLYLQLQAFPPISRQSLLHPALLSLRYLTDANLPDELHPWVCSLMEHAGMADQTRHTFDPASCPALPRYDVQTAALIIVTMKLIFGMDDHSEWDLSSEASVHDDRENMFNLRRWYRLMQAALIKAQQRRDNDIARKQWTVKKPIYPKRKLKAVMMKRKRIAEQVQICFEKLSSCPVSVPRCDPSSFRFCWGDEDGADGPSLHHKKLDGAVSLKNDILTPSNSTYWHPALRPCDSQKCVSHYSEVEATLPRSFVWLLQLFSFLLDVKPDYLYEEVLRVERRVFSSSMPWNQHLGKTGKTTTRTRKRTGTRTGTGMSQRLQETKETR; this is encoded by the exons ATGGACGACGAACACACG gcCGGGTTCAGGGAGCCCTGTGCTCAATGCTCTGCAGTGGATTGGGGAATATCAGATGAGGGTCGTTTCTACTGCAGATCCTGCCACAATGTCATTGAG AGAAGCAGGGAGGTGGTGGACCTGACCTTCACCCCCGGATCCGCCAGGGTCTCCACCATCGgcagaggaagcagaaacaAGAGGCCCg AGGGAGGTCGTAAGTGGATGGTCTGTGAAGGTTTCCAGTTCATACTGAGGAACCAGGCCAACGCTCTGCTCAGACTGGGAGTCTCTCCACACTTTAAG GACCAGGTGTTGTGTCAGCTGTGGAGACTTTTCCTGCAGAAGAGTCGACAGGCCTACACCAGCAACCCAGTGAGGAGCGCCACGTTCAAAATG caGAACATGGACTCGGACTCGGAGAGCGTGGCCGAGTCGTCCGTGGCGTCCGCCAGTGAGACGGACGGAGAGACGGACGGAGAGACGAACCCGCCCAGCACCCCAGGATGTAACGTAG ACAGCCCCAGCAACTGCTCGCTGGGCTCGGGCTCGGTGGACGGCGTCGCCTACATGACGGCTCGGCGGAAGCGGGGTCACTGTCTGATGAGCATGAGGAAAACTCTGGCTCTGATCCACCTCGCTCTGATTTGGAGCCGTGAGCCGCTGACGCTCAGTGACCTGCTCAG gttggTGAATGAAGGTCATGTCCCGTATGTGAACGCCTACGAGGAACTGCCAGAAGAGATGAGGCTCGACGGCAGAGACGCTGCCATCTTCAGAGTCCAG CACATCCCGTCCCACCAGATGGTACACAAGGAGGCTCAGGCTCTGGTTCTCTACCTGCAGCTTCAGGCTTTTCCTCCAATCAGCCGGCAAAGTCTGCTGCACCCTGCACTGCTCAGCCTGCGCTACCTGACGGACGCCAACCTGCCCG acGAACTCCACCCCTGGGTCTGCAGCCTGATGGAGCACGCTGGTATGGCGGATCAAACGCGCCACACATTCGACCCTGCGTCTTGTCCTGCCCTGCCGCGTTACGACGTCCAGACCGCCGCCCTCATCATCGTCACCATGAAGCTCATCTTCGGCATGGACGACCACAGCGAGTG GGATTTATCCAGTGAAGCTAGTGTCCACGACGACAGAG aaaacatgtttaaccTGAGGAGGTGGTACAGACTGATGCAGGCCGCTCTGATCAAAGctcagcagaggagagacaacGACATCGCCAG gaaacagtggaCGGTGAAGAAACCTATCTACCCCAAGAGGAAGTTGAAAGCTGTCAtgatgaaaaggaaaa ggatAGCGGAGCAGGTTCAGATCTGTTTTGAGAAGCTGTCTTCTTGTCCGGTGAGTGTCCCGCGCTGCGACCCGTCCAGCTTCAGGTTCTGCTGGGGGGACGAGGACGGAGCGGACGGTCCCAGTCTGCACCACAAGAAGCTGGACGGTGCCGTGTCTTTGAAAAACGACATCCTGACTCCCTCTAACTCCACATACTGGCACCCGGCGCTCAGGCCATGTGACTCCCA GAAGTGCGTGAGTCATTACTCGGAGGTGGAGGCGACGTTGCCTCGGTCATTCgtctggctgctgcagctcttctCCTTCCTGCTGGACGTGAAGCCGGACTACCTGTACGAGGAGGTGCTGAGGGTGGAGAGACGAGTCTTCAGCAGCTCAATGCCTTGGAACCAACACCTGGGGAAGACGGGGAAGACGACAACCAGAACCAGGAAAAGGACTGGGACCAGGACAGGGACCGGGATGTCACAGAGACTACAAGAAACCAAAGAAACCAGATGA